One part of the Entelurus aequoreus isolate RoL-2023_Sb linkage group LG05, RoL_Eaeq_v1.1, whole genome shotgun sequence genome encodes these proteins:
- the LOC133650086 gene encoding vacuolar protein sorting-associated protein 28 homolog, which yields MFHGIPVTGSVGGAPANKPELYEEVKLYKNAREREKYDNMAELFAVVKTLQALEKAYIKDCVTPNEYTASCSRLLVQYKAAFKQVQGSDVGSIDDFCRKYRLDCPLAMERIKEDRPITIKDDKGNLNRCIADIVSLFITVMDKLRLEIRAMDEIQPDLRELMETMNRMSNMPPDSEAKDKVSRWLATLSSMSASDELDDSQVRQMLFDLESAYNAFNRFLHSS from the exons ATGTTTCATGGCATACCAGTGACCGGGAGCGTGGGAGGAG CTCCAGCCAATAAGCCCGAGTTGTATGAG GAGGTGAAACTGTACAAAAACGCCAGAGAAAGAGAGAA ATACGACAACATGGCGGAGCTGTTTGCTGTAGTGAAGACCCTGCAGGCGTTGGAGAAGGCCTACATCAAGGACTGTGTGACGCCTAACGA GTACACGGCCTCCTGCTCCAGACTCCTGGTCCAGTACAAGGCCGCCTTCAAGCAGGTGCAGGGCTCCGACGTGGGCTCCATCGACGACTTCTGCCGCAAGTACCGA CTGGACTGTCCTCTGGCCATGGAGAGGATCAAGGAGGACCGGCCCATCACCATCAAGGACGACAAGGGCAACTTGAACCGCTGCATCGCCGATATCGTTTCT CTCTTCATCACCGTGATGGACAAGCTGAGGCTGGAGATACGTGCCATGGACGAG ATCCAGCCAGACCTGCGGGAGCTGATGGAGACCATGAACAGGATGAGCAACATGCCTCCAGACTCTGAGGCCAAGGACAAAGTCAGCCGCTG GCTGGCCACCCTCAGCAGCATGTCGGCCTCAGACGAGCTGGATGACAGTCAGGTGCGCCAGATGCTCTTTGACCTGGAGTCTGCCTACAACGCCTTCAACCGCTTCCTGCACTCCTcctag
- the LOC133650083 gene encoding aurora kinase A- and ninein-interacting protein-like, whose protein sequence is MMKKVSKARQSTRGSEECGVWLDTVQMKGKAQQKRERVRPISRLLNPLMKDNYSLAVALNFTQTKAHMPETKQSSIVSFFSPLHPTAKSGQQPAESSTTGKRSEEQSAAAEPAPEDQGSLVRGQEEAEPAEDNFLGVDKVKDHEDKENSPLAWSSSPSGPGSRPRPPWRARSPLKENILSVSRTPVRRCQHGEEEEEDLAMLFTQDSQGFRVIAHRGVQDPSPLEDGCRSSFEDFLFTQDSQGNMVMKH, encoded by the exons ATGATGAAGAAGGTGAGCAAAGCCAGGCAGTCCACGCGTGGGTCAGAGGAGTGTGGAGTCTGGCTGGACACCGTGCAGATGAAAGGGAAAGCCCAGCAG AAAAGAGAAAGAGTTCGCCCCATTTCCAGGCTGCTAAACCCCCTCATGAAGGACAACTACAGTCTGGCTGTGGCTCTCAACTTCACTCAGACCAAGGCACACATGCCAGAGACCAAGCAGAGCTCCATAGTCTCCTTCTTCTCGCCTCTGCACCCAA CTGCGAAGAGCGGCCAGCAGCCTGCAGAGTCCAGCACTACGGGCAAGAGGAGCGAGGAGCAGAGCGCTGCAGCAGAACCTGCTCCTGAGGACCAAGGCAGCTTGGTGCGTGGTCAGGAGGAGGCGGAGCCAGCAGAAGACAACTTCCTGGGGGTGGACAAGGTCAAAGATCACGAGGACAAAGAAAACAGCCCTTTAGCGTGGTCTTCCTCTCCAAGTGGCCCAGGGTCTCGTCCCAGACCCCCGTGGAGGGCGAGGTCACCTCTGAAGGAGAACATCCTGTCCGTGAGCAGGACTCCAGTGAGGAGGTGTCAGCatggcgaggaggaggaggaggatctgGCCATGTTGTTCACGCAGGACTCGCAAGGCTTTCGGGTGATCGCACACCGAGGTGTGCAGGATCCTAGTCCGCTTGAAGATGGCTGCAGGTCTTCCTTTGAAGACTTTCTCTTCACGCAGGACTCTCAGGGGAACATGGTGATGAAACACTGA